A genomic region of Cannabis sativa cultivar Pink pepper isolate KNU-18-1 chromosome 1, ASM2916894v1, whole genome shotgun sequence contains the following coding sequences:
- the LOC115707341 gene encoding WUSCHEL-related homeobox 5, translated as MEEGLSGFCIKASSVRSSTTSITTNTNSTGTGTKCGRWNPTNEQVKVLTDLFRSGLRTPTTDQIQKISTQLSFYGKIESKNVFYWFQNHKARERQKRRKVSIDHHHHHHHNDFLILREEMISSSPKRYAEIYHHHHHHHRHRDDYDDDDDRVSDDQPERVIETLQLFPINPFGESDDSESSENNNKLRSYDHDHQCKETATSFPYTFQTEMNHPPLDLCLSFFTS; from the exons atggaagagGGTCTGTCAGGCTTTTGCATAAAAGCATCAAGTGTTCGTAGTAGTACTACTTCTATTACTACTAATACTAATAGTACTGGTACTGGTACTAAATGTGGTCGTTGGAACCCTACTAATGAACAAGTCAAAGTTTTGACCGATCTGTTTAGGTCTGGACTTAGAACCCCGACCACTGATCAGATTCAGAAGATCTCTACTCAGCTCAGCTTTTATGGCAAGATTGAGAGTAAGAACGTCTTTTACTGGTTTCAGAACCATAAAGCTAGAGAAAGACAGAAGCGTCGTAAGGTTTCTATtgaccatcatcatcatcatcaccacaaCGATTTCCTCATTCTTCGAGAGGAAATGATTTCATCATCTCCAAAAC GTTATGCAGAAATATATCATCACCATCATCACCACCATCGTCATCGTGAtgattatgatgatgatgatgatcgtGTTTCGGATGACCAGCCGGAGAGAGTGATTGAAACACTGCAGCTTTTTCCAATAAATCCATTTGGGGAATCAGACGACTCAGAATCATCAGAGAACAATAATAAGCTGAGATCATATGATCATGATCATCAATGCAAAGAAACAGCAACATCTTTTCCCTACACATTTCAGACAGAGATGAATCATCCACCACTGGATTTGTGCTTAAGTTTTTTTACTTCTTAA